AGGATTAGAAGAAAGTAAACTAAAAGGAATACTTGAAGCATTAAGTAAAGATAAATTAGATGTAATACTTTCAAATCCTAATGGAATAACACTAGATGGTGCAAGTTTTTTAAATATACATAATATGGCTTTAACAACATCAAAACCAATAATAGAAAATGAAGAAATAAAAGGATATAACAAACCTAAAGGAAACATCAAAAGCTTAAAAGAACTAAATACAGATGAGAATTTAGAGATAATAGCAAGTACCTTTAAATCAGAAGGAGATATAAAGGCAAAAGAATTAAAAGTAACAACATATGCAGGAGAAGAAGGCATAAAGCTAAGTGCAGATATCATAGGTTCTATACATGGAGATGTAGTAAAAATAGTAGCAACAAAATCAGGTATAGGAGTTAAAAGTATAACTTCAAAAGATTTAACATTAGAATCAAAGACACAAGCTAAAATAGAGGAAATAAAGACAGATAATCTAAATGTTAAGGTAGAAGGAGATTTTACAAATAGAGATAAAATAATATCAAATGAAAGTATTAATATATCAGCTAAAAACATAATAAATGATG
The sequence above is drawn from the Streptobacillus felis genome and encodes:
- a CDS encoding filamentous hemagglutinin N-terminal domain-containing protein is translated as GLEESKLKGILEALSKDKLDVILSNPNGITLDGASFLNIHNMALTTSKPIIENEEIKGYNKPKGNIKSLKELNTDENLEIIASTFKSEGDIKAKELKVTTYAGEEGIKLSADIIGSIHGDVVKIVATKSGIGVKSITSKDLTLESKTQAKIEEIKTDNLNVKVEGDFTNRDKIISNESINISAKNIIND